Proteins from a genomic interval of Pseudodesulfovibrio nedwellii:
- a CDS encoding FmdB family zinc ribbon protein, which yields MPIYELHCNGCDTDFETLAHSSDETIPCVHCGSADTHRYISLTSYRHADHWMKNMMSAMHKSQERDKLKKELEAQTV from the coding sequence ATGCCAATCTACGAACTGCATTGTAACGGCTGCGACACCGATTTTGAAACACTCGCTCACTCAAGCGATGAGACAATTCCCTGTGTTCATTGTGGCTCCGCCGATACGCACAGATACATTTCTCTCACATCCTACCGCCATGCTGATCACTGGATGAAAAACATGATGAGCGCCATGCACAAGTCTCAGGAGCGCGACAAGCTCAAAAAGGAACTGGAAGCTCAAACGGTATAG
- the proX gene encoding glycine betaine/L-proline ABC transporter substrate-binding protein ProX yields the protein MKLLKMTLAAICAVLIVSSAMAMEMKPGKGVTLTPARATWNTGFFQEALARKGLEELGYKVKKTKDLSNPIAYKSIYLGDIDYWCNGNFPLHNEQLPKNFEKKAVILDPIIKAGGMQGYLVSKKEVEKYNIKSLDDFKRPEVKKAFDLNDDGKADLIACPPGWGCEKVIAQHMKAFDLDDHINPVKAAYEAGMASALGAYKAGKPVFFYTWTPNWTVFKFKPGKDVMWINVPAEGNTAGEVSGVEGAVSDPLRNGFMVYDITVVANKKFLEENPAAASFLSSFKLTIGDVSAQNTRMNEGEKSDRDIAKHVDEWISSNQAKWDSWLDSARKAAQ from the coding sequence ATGAAACTGTTGAAGATGACCCTCGCCGCAATTTGTGCGGTTCTGATCGTGTCCTCTGCCATGGCAATGGAAATGAAACCGGGTAAAGGGGTCACTCTGACGCCAGCCCGTGCTACCTGGAATACTGGTTTTTTCCAGGAAGCTCTGGCTCGCAAGGGCCTGGAAGAGTTGGGCTATAAGGTCAAAAAGACTAAAGATCTTTCCAACCCCATTGCCTACAAGTCCATCTATCTGGGAGACATCGACTACTGGTGCAACGGCAACTTTCCACTGCACAACGAACAACTTCCCAAGAATTTCGAAAAGAAAGCTGTGATCCTTGATCCGATCATTAAAGCTGGTGGAATGCAGGGCTACCTCGTCTCAAAGAAAGAAGTTGAAAAATACAACATCAAATCTCTTGATGATTTCAAACGCCCTGAAGTGAAGAAAGCATTCGATTTAAACGATGACGGCAAAGCCGACCTCATTGCATGCCCTCCGGGCTGGGGTTGTGAAAAAGTCATCGCCCAGCACATGAAAGCGTTTGACTTGGACGATCATATCAACCCCGTCAAGGCCGCCTATGAAGCTGGTATGGCATCCGCATTGGGTGCTTACAAAGCTGGCAAGCCCGTTTTCTTTTATACTTGGACACCCAACTGGACTGTCTTCAAGTTTAAGCCTGGCAAGGACGTAATGTGGATCAATGTTCCGGCCGAGGGTAATACAGCCGGAGAAGTCTCTGGCGTCGAAGGAGCCGTCTCTGATCCCCTGAGAAATGGCTTCATGGTCTACGACATTACCGTTGTGGCGAATAAAAAATTCCTTGAAGAAAACCCTGCTGCGGCATCCTTCCTGAGCAGTTTCAAACTGACCATTGGTGACGTGAGCGCCCAGAATACCCGCATGAACGAAGGCGAAAAGTCCGATAGGGATATCGCAAAACACGTGGATGAATGGATCTCCAGCAATCAGGCCAAATGGGACAGCTGGCTCGACAGCGCCCGCAAGGCCGCTCAATAA
- the fdhF gene encoding formate dehydrogenase subunit alpha: MRHVIINDKKIEFRENQTLLDVASQAGISIPTLCQSETCYCDNSCELSIAENIDTGELISTSTTLAVEGLNITTESPKVFEARKTKLTSIFSTGAHNCFTAKLPEGKCAPGHLEARDMEWHDHECPAKGACVLQKMAGKHKVPVRDVPLEIETPVVDNRSPFIARDYSRCIKCGQCIATCQDIGQSAISRHSFNGTWHPTVDMEKCTHCGQCIEACPVGALFDKKALGITKKKVKKVQTTCPYCGTGCQLILHVKDEKIIKVTADENIAPNKGRLCVKGRFGYDFIYSKNRLTAPLIKENGKFREASWDEALDLVASKFMEIRDEYGPDAIAGLSCARSITEDSYNMQKLFRATIGTNNIDHCARTUHAPSVVGLTTMLGSGAMSNNFEDIEKASTILVIGSNMTVAHPVVATFVHNAVQKGAKLVVVDPRATKLTEWANMHLRLKVGSDVALINSIMNVLITENLYDKDYVEQWVDGFDELEETVLRYTPEEAEKVTGVPAEQVVDLARLLAESKPAMLIYTLGITEHTSGVHNVFSCANLQLLLGNIGIPGGGVNPLRGQNNVQGACDAGALPDSFPGYEKVHNPAARKKFQKAWNVGNLLGYEGLRLPAMLEGLKTKKVRGFYVFGEDPATTEPDMHHVHGCLSSAEFMVCNDIFPTKTTEYADVVLPSAAWSEDDGTFINTERRVNRVRKVSPPPGEARPNWWIFRELAKRMGDTWESSSAQDIWDNEMAPQCSMLNGITYDRLENESLQWPVPHSLHPGTPHLFKDTPHLFRDVKFKQGKAHFQAVDWTPSAETPDKEYPLILSTGRRLYHYNCSSQTANAIGLNDLLSEEIVDIAPVDAKQLGFETGEMIQLTSRRGTITVRARVTDEVPKGMVWMAFHFYKNNSNWLTNSAADPISDTAEYKACSVRIDYPVN, translated from the coding sequence ATGCGACACGTCATTATAAACGATAAGAAGATAGAATTCCGAGAGAATCAGACACTTCTGGACGTTGCCTCTCAGGCAGGTATCAGCATCCCGACTTTGTGCCAGAGCGAGACATGTTATTGTGACAATAGTTGTGAACTCAGCATCGCTGAAAATATAGATACGGGAGAGTTGATTTCAACATCGACCACGCTTGCCGTGGAAGGGTTGAACATCACAACCGAGTCTCCCAAAGTCTTTGAGGCTCGAAAAACTAAATTGACGTCTATTTTTTCTACCGGGGCGCACAACTGTTTTACAGCCAAGCTACCGGAAGGGAAATGCGCACCCGGCCATCTTGAAGCCAGGGACATGGAGTGGCACGATCACGAATGCCCGGCAAAAGGGGCGTGTGTCCTTCAGAAAATGGCAGGGAAGCACAAGGTGCCTGTTAGGGATGTTCCCTTAGAAATTGAGACGCCGGTTGTTGACAATCGCTCTCCGTTTATTGCTCGAGATTATAGTCGTTGCATCAAATGCGGCCAATGCATCGCAACCTGCCAGGACATTGGCCAGAGCGCTATTTCCCGTCATTCTTTTAATGGAACATGGCATCCAACTGTCGATATGGAAAAGTGCACCCATTGCGGTCAATGTATTGAGGCGTGTCCTGTTGGAGCCCTTTTTGACAAGAAAGCACTTGGGATAACTAAAAAAAAAGTCAAAAAAGTCCAGACGACATGTCCATATTGCGGGACTGGCTGTCAGTTGATCCTTCACGTTAAGGACGAAAAGATCATCAAAGTCACAGCCGATGAAAATATTGCGCCAAACAAGGGGCGATTGTGTGTGAAGGGACGCTTTGGATACGATTTTATCTATTCCAAAAATCGCCTCACAGCGCCTCTTATCAAGGAAAATGGGAAATTCAGGGAAGCGTCATGGGATGAGGCTCTCGATCTTGTTGCTTCCAAATTTATGGAGATTCGTGACGAATACGGTCCAGATGCAATTGCAGGTTTGAGTTGCGCCCGAAGTATTACCGAAGATTCATATAACATGCAGAAGCTCTTTAGGGCGACCATAGGCACCAACAACATCGATCATTGCGCACGAACCTGACACGCTCCATCGGTCGTCGGTCTGACGACAATGCTTGGTTCCGGTGCAATGTCTAATAACTTTGAAGATATCGAAAAGGCGAGCACAATACTCGTTATCGGCTCGAACATGACCGTAGCCCATCCAGTGGTTGCGACGTTTGTTCATAATGCCGTTCAGAAAGGTGCAAAACTGGTTGTCGTTGATCCTCGGGCAACCAAGCTTACAGAGTGGGCGAATATGCACTTGCGGCTGAAAGTCGGCTCTGATGTCGCGTTGATCAACTCCATAATGAATGTTTTGATCACGGAAAATCTGTATGACAAGGATTACGTAGAGCAGTGGGTTGATGGTTTTGATGAGCTTGAGGAAACCGTACTCAGGTACACTCCTGAAGAGGCCGAAAAGGTCACAGGAGTTCCCGCTGAACAAGTCGTTGATCTCGCACGACTGTTGGCTGAATCAAAACCCGCAATGCTTATATATACTCTTGGTATAACGGAACATACTTCTGGTGTTCATAACGTGTTCAGCTGCGCAAATTTGCAATTATTGCTTGGAAACATTGGTATACCCGGTGGGGGCGTAAACCCATTGCGAGGTCAAAACAATGTTCAGGGCGCATGTGATGCAGGTGCTCTGCCGGATTCTTTCCCCGGCTATGAGAAAGTGCATAACCCGGCTGCTCGTAAGAAGTTCCAAAAAGCGTGGAATGTTGGCAACCTCCTCGGCTATGAGGGGTTGCGGCTTCCCGCCATGCTCGAAGGTTTGAAAACAAAAAAGGTTCGTGGATTCTATGTTTTCGGTGAAGATCCGGCTACAACCGAACCTGACATGCACCATGTCCACGGTTGCCTCTCGTCTGCCGAGTTTATGGTGTGTAACGACATCTTTCCTACGAAAACGACCGAATATGCGGACGTAGTTCTTCCATCCGCTGCCTGGAGCGAAGATGACGGGACATTCATTAATACGGAACGTCGAGTCAACCGCGTTCGTAAGGTGTCTCCTCCCCCTGGAGAGGCTCGGCCCAATTGGTGGATTTTCCGTGAGCTGGCAAAGCGCATGGGAGACACTTGGGAATCCTCCAGTGCTCAGGACATCTGGGACAATGAGATGGCGCCGCAATGCTCTATGCTGAATGGAATTACCTATGACCGATTGGAAAATGAATCGTTGCAATGGCCGGTTCCGCATTCTTTGCATCCCGGTACACCGCATCTGTTCAAGGATACGCCGCATTTGTTCCGTGACGTAAAATTCAAACAGGGGAAGGCTCATTTTCAAGCTGTTGATTGGACACCATCTGCGGAGACGCCTGACAAGGAGTACCCTTTAATCTTGAGTACAGGCAGAAGACTCTATCATTACAATTGCAGTTCGCAAACAGCCAACGCGATTGGACTTAATGATTTGCTCAGCGAAGAAATAGTCGATATCGCGCCTGTTGACGCCAAACAGTTGGGCTTTGAAACTGGTGAAATGATTCAACTCACCTCAAGGCGTGGCACCATCACAGTCCGAGCTCGTGTAACGGATGAGGTCCCTAAGGGAATGGTTTGGATGGCGTTTCATTTCTATAAGAATAATTCGAATTGGCTTACTAATTCAGCTGCAGATCCGATTTCGGATACGGCCGAATACAAAGCATGCTCTGTTAGAATCGATTATCCAGTGAATTGA
- the yut gene encoding urea transporter: MEAPKNNSLFQFVDACLRGCGQVMFQNNPVTGFIFFIGIFYNSWELGFCAVLGTAASTFVAIALGADKGLIKAGLFGFNGTLAGIALPFYFVYSPELLLYVVINAALSTIIMSALMNFLGKWGMPALTAPFVLATWILMFCASKFGILEAGSLLATSIPDPHTTISVGKISAMTFLDGVTKGVGEVMFEDSVVTGIIFVIAILVNSRISAFFAVFGSLIGLLTALVMQSPEAPLRLGLYGYNSVLCAIALGGLFYYLNWKTFLYATFCMIIGSIAQASISVLLAPIGMPSLTWPFVIVTWMFMFASKGFGHIAAVPAEMLGTPESNLKHP, from the coding sequence ATGGAAGCGCCAAAAAACAATTCGCTATTTCAATTTGTAGACGCATGCCTACGTGGATGCGGACAGGTCATGTTTCAGAATAACCCTGTGACCGGCTTTATTTTTTTTATAGGGATATTCTATAATTCCTGGGAATTGGGATTCTGTGCTGTTCTTGGGACTGCCGCGTCAACCTTTGTTGCCATAGCCCTTGGTGCGGACAAAGGTCTTATCAAGGCCGGGTTGTTCGGATTTAACGGCACACTCGCGGGTATCGCACTGCCTTTTTATTTCGTCTATAGCCCCGAGTTGTTGCTTTACGTGGTTATCAACGCTGCACTCAGTACCATTATCATGAGTGCACTCATGAATTTTTTGGGCAAATGGGGCATGCCTGCTTTAACGGCACCCTTTGTGCTGGCCACCTGGATTCTCATGTTCTGTGCTTCCAAGTTCGGCATTCTGGAGGCTGGGTCATTGCTGGCAACTTCGATTCCTGATCCGCACACCACGATTTCCGTTGGCAAAATTTCAGCAATGACTTTCCTGGATGGCGTGACCAAAGGCGTTGGTGAAGTCATGTTCGAAGATAGCGTTGTCACTGGAATTATCTTTGTCATAGCCATCCTCGTCAATTCCAGAATATCTGCATTCTTTGCGGTTTTCGGCTCCCTGATTGGCCTGCTCACCGCTTTGGTCATGCAGTCTCCAGAAGCCCCGCTTCGTCTTGGATTGTATGGTTATAACTCGGTGCTTTGTGCCATCGCATTGGGCGGGCTTTTTTATTATCTCAATTGGAAAACATTTCTCTATGCGACTTTCTGCATGATCATCGGTTCCATAGCTCAGGCATCTATAAGCGTACTTCTTGCTCCCATCGGCATGCCGTCACTCACGTGGCCGTTTGTCATCGTTACCTGGATGTTTATGTTCGCAAGCAAAGGTTTTGGTCATATAGCCGCGGTTCCGGCAGAGATGCTTGGTACGCCCGAAAGCAATCTGAAACACCCTTAG
- a CDS encoding sigma-54-dependent transcriptional regulator — MENHLCPSHPILVVDDEKSALQSFEIALYASGYSNVITCDDSRTVMSLMKKKQFSLVLLDLVMPHISGPALLKMIKEKYPWIPIIIVSAISDGKSVIQCMRDGARDYLFKPVDKTELAKRVRSTLEFKDMEQENARLREQILETKLKHPEMFSKILTQNPKMLSIFKYCEAVAGSQNPILITGETGTGKELIAQAIHHLSMRCGEFVAVNVAAFDDPVFADSLFGHVRGAFTGADKARKGLVEQANGGTLFLDEIGDLSLSSQVKLLRLLQEQEYFPVGSDLPKKANVRVVTSTLKNLSTLKQEGKFREDLYYRLVGHQVTLPPLRERLDDVSLLLDYFLECEATEQDKKKPAYHPELINFLRTYSFPGNVRELKAMASDAVSQHCSRMLSSASFKNHIHSEDSLGGVIPHVEETSSWDTVNFSPESLPPLKEVVTKISTTLINTAMERSGGNQSAAARILGISQQSLSLKLKKINN, encoded by the coding sequence ATGGAAAATCATTTGTGTCCTTCACATCCGATTCTTGTTGTCGACGATGAGAAATCTGCGTTGCAAAGTTTCGAAATAGCCTTGTATGCATCTGGTTACTCAAATGTAATCACTTGTGATGACAGTAGAACGGTTATGTCTTTGATGAAGAAAAAACAATTCAGTCTTGTTTTACTCGATTTAGTGATGCCTCATATTAGTGGGCCTGCTTTACTTAAGATGATCAAAGAAAAATATCCATGGATTCCCATCATTATTGTTTCAGCAATTAGTGATGGGAAATCAGTTATACAATGTATGAGGGACGGAGCCAGAGATTACTTGTTTAAACCCGTAGACAAGACCGAATTGGCGAAAAGGGTGAGGAGCACGCTCGAATTTAAGGACATGGAACAGGAAAATGCTAGACTGCGTGAACAAATCCTTGAGACCAAACTGAAACACCCGGAAATGTTCTCAAAAATTCTTACGCAAAATCCCAAAATGCTTTCTATCTTCAAATATTGTGAAGCGGTGGCTGGTAGTCAGAATCCCATTTTGATTACAGGGGAGACCGGAACTGGCAAGGAGTTGATTGCTCAGGCCATTCATCATCTGAGCATGCGCTGTGGTGAATTTGTGGCAGTGAATGTGGCTGCATTTGATGATCCGGTTTTTGCGGATTCTTTATTTGGTCATGTGCGTGGAGCATTTACAGGTGCTGATAAGGCGCGCAAAGGGTTGGTCGAGCAGGCCAATGGAGGTACTCTGTTTCTTGATGAAATTGGAGACCTGAGCCTGAGTTCGCAGGTAAAACTCTTGCGATTGTTGCAGGAACAAGAATATTTCCCGGTCGGTTCTGACCTTCCTAAAAAAGCCAATGTCCGCGTCGTGACGTCAACATTGAAGAATTTGTCCACCTTGAAACAAGAAGGGAAGTTCAGGGAAGATCTCTATTATAGACTTGTCGGCCATCAGGTTACGCTCCCCCCATTGCGCGAAAGGCTTGATGATGTCTCCCTGCTTTTGGATTATTTTTTGGAATGTGAGGCAACTGAACAAGATAAGAAGAAGCCAGCATACCATCCTGAACTCATAAACTTTTTACGGACATACTCGTTTCCTGGGAATGTGCGAGAGTTGAAAGCTATGGCCAGTGATGCCGTGAGTCAGCATTGTTCACGCATGTTGTCTTCAGCCAGTTTCAAGAATCATATCCACAGCGAAGATTCACTTGGGGGAGTGATACCTCATGTTGAAGAAACCAGTTCGTGGGATACGGTGAATTTTTCGCCTGAAAGCCTTCCCCCGCTTAAAGAAGTCGTTACAAAAATATCTACAACACTCATAAATACAGCCATGGAACGGTCTGGTGGAAATCAGAGTGCCGCCGCACGAATACTTGGTATTTCGCAACAGTCATTGAGTCTTAAGCTCAAGAAAATAAATAATTAA